From the Streptomyces sp. KMM 9044 genome, one window contains:
- a CDS encoding carbon-nitrogen family hydrolase, whose translation MRASLLQVAVNEGESVESRRRRVAALVREQAGADLVVLPELWTTGAFAYEDFAHEAEALDGPTREAMAAAARDAGVWLHAGSVPERGPAGGAPPVGDGPLHNTSLVFSPAGDLAAVYRKIHRFGFDEGEAVLMSAGDALVTVELPHTTLGVATCYDLRFPELFRGLVDAGAETLVVPAGWPDRRRSHWTLLAQARAVENQAFVLACGTAGTHAGVPQAGHSIVVDPWGEVLAEAGPGEQVLTVDFDPAEVAKTRDRFPALKDRVLGLDRPHR comes from the coding sequence GTGCGCGCTTCGTTGCTCCAAGTCGCCGTGAACGAGGGTGAATCGGTCGAATCCCGTCGGCGCAGGGTCGCCGCTCTGGTGCGGGAGCAGGCCGGAGCCGACCTCGTCGTCCTGCCGGAACTGTGGACGACCGGCGCGTTCGCCTACGAGGACTTCGCGCACGAGGCGGAAGCCCTCGACGGGCCGACCCGCGAGGCGATGGCCGCGGCCGCGCGCGACGCGGGCGTATGGCTGCACGCGGGATCCGTCCCGGAGCGGGGCCCCGCCGGCGGCGCTCCCCCGGTGGGTGACGGGCCGCTCCACAACACCTCGCTCGTCTTCTCCCCCGCCGGCGACCTGGCCGCCGTCTACCGCAAGATCCACCGCTTCGGCTTCGACGAGGGCGAGGCCGTGCTGATGAGTGCGGGCGACGCGCTGGTGACGGTGGAGCTGCCGCACACCACGCTCGGTGTGGCGACCTGCTACGACCTCCGCTTCCCCGAACTCTTCCGCGGTCTGGTCGACGCCGGGGCCGAGACGCTCGTCGTCCCGGCGGGCTGGCCGGACCGCCGCCGGTCCCACTGGACGCTGCTGGCGCAGGCGCGCGCCGTGGAGAACCAGGCGTTCGTCCTCGCGTGCGGAACGGCCGGGACCCACGCCGGAGTTCCGCAGGCGGGTCACTCGATCGTGGTCGACCCGTGGGGAGAGGTGCTGGCCGAGGCGGGCCCGGGCGAGCAGGTCCTCACGGTCGACTTCGACCCGGCAGAGGTCGCGAAGACCCGCGACCGGTTCCCGGCCCTCAAGGACCGCGTCCTCGGCCTGGACCGCCCGCACCGCTGA
- a CDS encoding DUF6458 family protein, with product MGLGGCIILIAAGAILTFATDWDMQGVNLDLVGIILMIVGLIGVATFSSIARRRRIVVPPATPVVDDTRPRSRDGYSDGYGV from the coding sequence ATGGGACTCGGAGGGTGCATCATCCTGATCGCCGCAGGGGCGATCCTCACCTTCGCGACCGACTGGGACATGCAGGGGGTCAACCTTGACCTGGTCGGCATCATCCTCATGATCGTCGGCCTGATCGGTGTGGCGACCTTCAGCAGCATCGCGCGGCGCAGGCGCATCGTCGTACCGCCCGCCACACCGGTCGTCGACGACACCCGTCCGCGCAGCCGCGACGGTTACAGCGACGGGTACGGGGTCTGA
- a CDS encoding M18 family aminopeptidase — translation MSEPPRFDRGHTDDLMTFLAASPTPYHAVANAAERLEKAGFRQVVETDAWDGTAGGRYVLRGGAIVAWYAPEGAAPHTPFRIVGAHTDSPNLRVKPRPDSGTQGWRQVAVEIYGGPLLNSWLDRDLGLAGRLSLRDGSTRLVNVDRPLLRVPQLAVHLDRSVNADGLKLDKQRHMQPVWGLGEDVRDGDLIAFLEDTAGVPSGEVTGWDLMVHSVEPPAYLGRDEELLAGPRMDNLLSVHAGTAALTASAAAGADLPHIPVLAAFDHEENGSQSDTGADGPLLGGVLERSVFARGGSYEDRARAFAGTVCLSSDTGHAVHPNYAERHDPTHHPRVDSGPILKVNVNNRYATDGSGRSVFAAACEEAGVPFQSFVSNNSMPCGTTIGPITAARHGIRTVDIGVAILSMHSARELCGAKDPFLLANALTAFLNS, via the coding sequence ATGAGCGAACCCCCCCGCTTCGACCGCGGCCACACCGACGACCTGATGACCTTCCTCGCCGCCTCACCCACGCCTTACCACGCGGTGGCGAACGCCGCCGAGCGGCTGGAGAAGGCAGGCTTCCGGCAGGTCGTGGAGACGGACGCCTGGGACGGGACGGCCGGCGGCAGGTACGTACTGCGCGGCGGCGCGATCGTCGCCTGGTACGCGCCCGAGGGCGCGGCCCCCCACACGCCGTTCCGGATCGTCGGCGCCCACACCGACTCCCCCAACCTGCGGGTGAAGCCACGGCCCGACAGCGGGACACAGGGCTGGCGCCAGGTGGCCGTGGAGATCTACGGCGGCCCGCTGCTCAACTCCTGGCTCGACCGCGACCTGGGCCTGGCCGGCCGGCTGTCCCTGCGGGACGGATCGACCCGGCTGGTGAACGTCGACCGTCCGCTGCTGCGTGTCCCGCAGCTCGCCGTCCACCTGGACCGCTCGGTCAACGCCGACGGCCTCAAGCTCGACAAGCAGCGCCACATGCAGCCGGTCTGGGGCCTGGGTGAGGACGTGCGCGACGGCGACCTCATCGCCTTCCTGGAGGACACCGCCGGGGTCCCGTCCGGCGAGGTCACCGGCTGGGACCTGATGGTGCACTCCGTGGAACCGCCGGCGTACCTGGGCCGCGACGAGGAACTGCTGGCCGGCCCGCGCATGGACAACCTGCTGTCCGTGCACGCCGGAACGGCCGCGCTGACGGCGTCCGCCGCGGCCGGGGCGGATCTGCCCCACATCCCCGTCCTCGCCGCCTTCGACCACGAGGAGAACGGCTCCCAGTCCGACACCGGTGCGGACGGACCGCTGCTCGGCGGCGTGCTGGAACGCTCGGTGTTCGCCCGCGGCGGCTCGTACGAGGACCGGGCGCGCGCCTTCGCCGGCACCGTCTGTCTCTCCTCGGACACCGGACACGCCGTCCACCCCAACTACGCGGAGCGGCACGACCCCACGCACCACCCGCGCGTCGACAGCGGCCCGATCCTCAAGGTCAACGTCAACAACCGCTACGCCACGGACGGTTCGGGCCGGTCCGTGTTCGCGGCGGCCTGCGAGGAGGCGGGTGTGCCCTTCCAGTCGTTCGTCTCCAACAACTCCATGCCGTGCGGCACCACCATCGGTCCGATCACCGCGGCCCGGCACGGCATCAGGACCGTCGACATCGGCGTGGCCATCCTGTCGATGCACAGCGCGCGCGAACTGTGCGGAGCGAAGGACCCGTTCCTGCTGGCGAACGCACTGACGGCGTTCTTGAACAGCTAG
- a CDS encoding acyl-CoA dehydrogenase gives MGHYKSNLRDIEFNLFEVLGRDKLYGTGPFEEMDVDTAKSVLDELTRLAENELAESFADADRNPPVFDPETSTAPVPASFKKSYQAFMDSEYWRLGLPEAIGGTTTPPSLIWAYAELILGANPAVWMYSSGPAFAGILYDEGNDAQKKTAQIAVERQWGSTMVLTEPDAGSDVGAGRTRAVEQEDGSWHIEGVKRFITSGEHDMSENILHYVLARPEGAGPGTKGLSLFLVPKYLFDAESGEPGERNGVYATNVEHKMGLKASNTCEMTFGDRHPAKGWLIGDKHDGIRQMFRIIEFARMMVGTKAISTLSTGYLNALEYAKERVQGPDLANFMDKSAPKVTVTHHPDVRRSLMTQKAYAEGMRALVLHTASVQDTIAVKAAAGEDTSAEHALNDLLLPIVKGYGSEKGYEQLAQSLQTFGGSGFLQEYPIEQYIRDSKIDTLYEGTTAIQGQDYFFRKIVRNQGAALNSVAEDIKQFLALGTGGEELAGAREHLSKATVELEAIVGLMLTDLAATEQDVKNIYKVGLNTTRLLMASGDVIVGYLLLRGAAVAAGKLQTASGKDVPFYTGKIAAARFFAANVLPGVTLARKVAEGVELDLMELDEAAF, from the coding sequence ATGGGGCACTACAAGTCCAATCTCCGCGACATCGAGTTCAACCTGTTCGAGGTACTCGGGCGCGACAAGCTGTACGGCACCGGACCGTTCGAAGAGATGGATGTCGACACCGCGAAGAGCGTCCTCGACGAGCTGACCCGCCTCGCGGAGAACGAGCTGGCCGAGTCCTTCGCCGACGCCGACCGCAACCCGCCGGTCTTCGACCCGGAGACCAGCACCGCACCGGTTCCCGCGTCCTTCAAGAAGAGCTACCAGGCCTTCATGGACTCCGAGTACTGGCGTCTGGGCCTGCCCGAGGCCATCGGCGGCACGACGACTCCCCCATCGCTGATCTGGGCGTACGCCGAGCTGATCCTGGGCGCCAACCCGGCCGTGTGGATGTACTCCTCCGGCCCCGCCTTCGCCGGAATCCTGTACGACGAGGGCAACGACGCGCAGAAGAAGACCGCGCAGATCGCCGTCGAGCGGCAGTGGGGCTCCACCATGGTCCTCACCGAGCCGGACGCCGGCTCGGACGTGGGCGCCGGCCGCACCAGGGCCGTGGAGCAGGAGGACGGCTCCTGGCACATCGAGGGCGTGAAGCGGTTCATCACCTCGGGTGAGCACGACATGTCGGAGAACATCCTCCACTACGTGCTCGCGCGTCCCGAGGGCGCCGGACCCGGCACCAAGGGCCTGTCCCTCTTCCTCGTTCCGAAGTACCTCTTCGACGCCGAGAGCGGCGAGCCGGGCGAGCGCAACGGCGTGTACGCCACGAACGTCGAGCACAAGATGGGCCTGAAGGCGTCCAACACCTGCGAGATGACCTTCGGTGACCGGCACCCCGCCAAGGGCTGGCTGATCGGCGACAAGCACGACGGCATCCGCCAGATGTTCCGCATCATCGAGTTCGCCCGCATGATGGTCGGCACGAAGGCGATCTCCACCCTCTCCACCGGCTACCTCAACGCGCTGGAGTACGCCAAGGAGCGCGTCCAGGGCCCGGACCTCGCGAACTTCATGGACAAGTCCGCCCCCAAGGTCACCGTCACCCACCACCCCGACGTACGCCGCTCGCTGATGACGCAGAAGGCGTACGCGGAGGGCATGCGCGCGCTCGTCCTGCACACCGCCTCGGTGCAGGACACGATCGCGGTCAAGGCGGCGGCCGGCGAGGACACCTCGGCCGAGCACGCGCTCAACGACCTGCTCCTGCCCATCGTCAAGGGCTACGGCTCCGAGAAGGGCTACGAGCAGCTCGCCCAGTCGCTGCAGACCTTCGGCGGCTCGGGCTTCCTGCAGGAGTACCCGATCGAGCAGTACATCCGCGACTCCAAGATCGACACCCTGTACGAGGGCACCACCGCGATCCAGGGCCAGGACTACTTCTTCCGGAAGATCGTCCGCAACCAGGGCGCGGCCCTGAACTCGGTCGCCGAGGACATCAAGCAGTTCCTCGCCCTCGGCACCGGCGGTGAGGAACTGGCGGGCGCCCGCGAGCACCTGTCCAAGGCCACCGTCGAGCTGGAGGCCATCGTCGGCCTGATGCTCACCGACCTCGCGGCCACCGAACAGGACGTCAAGAACATCTACAAGGTGGGTCTGAACACCACCCGCCTGCTGATGGCCTCCGGCGACGTCATCGTCGGCTACCTGCTCCTGCGGGGGGCCGCGGTCGCCGCCGGCAAGCTCCAGACGGCCTCCGGCAAGGACGTCCCCTTCTACACCGGCAAGATCGCCGCGGCGAGGTTCTTCGCGGCCAACGTGCTCCCCGGCGTCACCCTGGCCCGCAAGGTCGCCGAGGGCGTCGAGCTGGACCTGATGGAGCTGGACGAGGCGGCCTTCTAG
- a CDS encoding SseB family protein translates to MYGYDQNVGAQQGYAPPQQQMPGGYGQQQQQQPLYPEPSAPSLADAVRAFTTGQVTAEDFQQVFATSKVYCPRGDNPGFLALHSTQQPVIPMFTSLKELRRYAGKESKYFVITGAEVIDLLPTGYGFVLDMEGEHRMVFDAKAVEQMVEFAMRRMYG, encoded by the coding sequence ATGTACGGCTACGACCAGAACGTAGGGGCACAGCAGGGGTATGCCCCGCCGCAGCAGCAGATGCCGGGCGGCTATGGGCAGCAGCAACAGCAGCAGCCGCTGTATCCGGAGCCGTCCGCACCGTCGCTCGCGGACGCGGTGCGCGCCTTCACCACGGGCCAGGTGACCGCCGAGGACTTCCAGCAGGTCTTCGCGACGTCCAAGGTGTACTGCCCGCGCGGCGACAACCCGGGCTTCCTCGCCCTGCACAGCACCCAGCAGCCGGTGATCCCGATGTTCACCTCGCTGAAGGAGCTGCGGCGGTACGCGGGCAAGGAGTCCAAGTACTTCGTGATCACCGGCGCCGAGGTGATCGACCTGCTGCCGACCGGCTACGGCTTCGTGCTGGACATGGAGGGCGAGCACCGGATGGTGTTCGACGCGAAGGCCGTGGAGCAGATGGTCGAGTTCGCGATGCGGCGCATGTACGGCTAG
- a CDS encoding pirin family protein codes for MPAVTVEDLLTLPRVAAPADAAVRPVLTVTTAPSGFEGEGFPVRRAFAGINYRHLDPFIMMDQMGEVDYAPGEPKGTPWHPHRGFETVTYIVDGIFDHQDSQGGGGTITNGDTQWMTAGAGLLHIEAPPEHLVVSGGLFHGLQLWVNLPAKDKMTAPRYQDIRSGSVQLLTSPDGGALLRVIAGELDGHEGPGITHTPITMIHATLAPGAEITLPWREAFNGLAYVMAGRGTVGTDRRPVHMGQTAVFGAGGSLTVRADERQDSNTPDLDVVLLGGLPIREPMAHYGPFVMNTREELQQAFDDFQKGRLGTVPAVHGMSASGPQES; via the coding sequence ATGCCTGCAGTGACCGTCGAGGACCTGCTGACGCTCCCCCGTGTGGCCGCTCCGGCCGACGCCGCGGTACGCCCCGTGCTCACCGTCACCACCGCGCCGAGCGGTTTCGAGGGCGAGGGCTTCCCGGTGCGCCGGGCGTTCGCCGGGATCAACTACCGCCATCTCGACCCGTTCATCATGATGGACCAGATGGGTGAGGTGGACTACGCGCCAGGAGAGCCCAAAGGGACCCCTTGGCATCCGCACCGCGGCTTCGAGACCGTCACCTACATCGTCGACGGCATCTTCGACCACCAGGACAGCCAGGGCGGCGGCGGCACCATCACCAACGGCGACACCCAGTGGATGACGGCGGGCGCGGGTTTGCTGCACATCGAGGCGCCGCCGGAGCACCTGGTCGTGTCCGGCGGGCTGTTCCACGGCCTCCAGCTGTGGGTGAACCTGCCGGCCAAGGACAAGATGACGGCGCCGCGCTACCAGGACATCCGCAGCGGCAGCGTCCAACTGCTCACCTCCCCCGACGGCGGCGCGCTCCTTCGCGTCATCGCCGGTGAGCTGGACGGTCACGAGGGCCCCGGCATCACGCACACGCCGATCACGATGATCCACGCGACACTGGCACCGGGCGCCGAGATCACCCTGCCCTGGCGCGAGGCCTTCAACGGCCTCGCCTACGTGATGGCCGGCCGCGGCACGGTCGGCACCGACCGCCGTCCGGTCCACATGGGGCAGACGGCCGTCTTCGGCGCCGGTGGCTCACTGACCGTCCGCGCGGACGAGAGGCAGGACTCGAACACGCCGGACCTGGACGTCGTCCTGCTCGGCGGCCTCCCGATCCGCGAGCCGATGGCCCACTACGGTCCGTTCGTGATGAACACCCGCGAGGAGCTCCAGCAGGCCTTCGACGACTTCCAGAAGGGCCGCCTGGGCACCGTTCCGGCCGTGCACGGCATGTCGGCATCGGGACCGCAGGAGTCCTGA
- a CDS encoding ATP-binding SpoIIE family protein phosphatase, which produces MRTGEPLPSMRDVLALVETGRWHWDTAAGLVTVDEVSARLLELPAEQVTLTEAQVRARLHPVDWNEITGVVQLAVAEGTLAEVRIRIMDDQGRVVRVVRSRSKPTFDPLRKAYLLTGTLQEVTDPAPGTPADRSAVTGDWRRSREAFLLDAGRALAEARSTQEVLRVAANLSMPGFSPAGLAVYGVTGDQLTVVGHHGPEPGSEGPYSMPLDTAFPAAEVARTGRAIYVSSPQQYRARYPLTWPLAERFDHQSWAFLPLTASGRTMGTWMAVFAHPVAFTPDERSVLTTVARMLAQALTRAGTAESERALTNDLQRSMLPRLGPQRIPGMSVAARYVPTGGGLQVGGDWYDVITLPNERFALVIGDVQGHDVRAAGLMGQLRIALRAYASEGHRPDAVLSRASRFLYGINEADPADPRYATCLYVEVDPTGGVLDIARAGHHDPAVRMPDATVLTRQTAGGVPLGITPDADYPTTRMVLEPGETMLVCTDGLIETGGHDLDTGWRRLRTVLERHRGSLEELADALVQAVHGPSSHHTTGPLTDRREDDIALLLLTRQAEGLGAGPGTVRRALRRTMLTVEQSEPERVAEARQHLRELLHDWCSPDQVDSAVLLLSEVLTNVLVHTDTDALLQAEVVGGPEGRRMHIEVTDGGADLPHIRAPGELASSGRGLLLIELLAHSWGVAPRGQGKSIWFELDESDNPPDGTDETAASAPHQDRKPHEDRTAP; this is translated from the coding sequence ATGCGCACTGGTGAGCCCCTGCCTTCCATGAGGGACGTCCTCGCCCTCGTCGAGACCGGAAGATGGCACTGGGACACGGCAGCCGGGCTGGTGACGGTCGACGAGGTCTCGGCACGGCTCCTGGAGTTGCCCGCCGAGCAGGTCACCCTCACGGAGGCCCAGGTGCGGGCACGACTCCACCCGGTCGACTGGAACGAGATCACCGGCGTGGTCCAGCTCGCCGTCGCCGAAGGCACCCTTGCCGAGGTGCGCATCCGGATCATGGACGACCAGGGGCGGGTCGTACGGGTGGTACGCAGCCGCTCCAAGCCGACCTTCGACCCCCTGCGCAAGGCGTACCTGCTCACAGGCACCCTTCAGGAGGTCACCGATCCGGCACCCGGTACCCCCGCCGACCGCAGCGCGGTCACCGGCGACTGGCGCCGGTCCCGGGAGGCGTTCCTGCTGGACGCGGGCAGGGCGCTGGCCGAGGCGCGCTCGACCCAGGAGGTACTGCGGGTCGCGGCGAACCTCTCGATGCCGGGCTTCTCACCGGCCGGACTCGCGGTGTACGGCGTGACGGGCGACCAGCTCACCGTCGTCGGCCACCACGGACCGGAGCCCGGCTCCGAAGGCCCGTACTCCATGCCCCTGGACACGGCCTTCCCTGCCGCCGAGGTGGCCCGGACGGGCCGCGCGATCTATGTATCCAGCCCACAGCAGTACCGGGCCCGCTACCCCCTCACCTGGCCGCTGGCCGAACGCTTCGACCACCAGTCCTGGGCCTTCCTGCCGCTGACGGCGTCCGGCCGCACGATGGGCACCTGGATGGCGGTCTTCGCTCACCCGGTCGCCTTCACCCCCGACGAGCGGTCGGTGCTGACCACCGTGGCGCGGATGCTGGCCCAGGCGCTGACCCGAGCGGGCACCGCCGAGAGCGAGCGGGCCCTCACCAACGACCTGCAGCGCTCGATGCTGCCCAGGCTCGGCCCGCAGCGCATCCCGGGGATGAGCGTCGCCGCCCGGTACGTCCCCACCGGCGGCGGCCTCCAGGTCGGCGGCGACTGGTACGACGTGATCACGCTGCCGAACGAACGGTTCGCCCTGGTCATCGGGGATGTGCAGGGCCACGATGTACGGGCCGCCGGACTCATGGGCCAGCTGCGCATAGCCCTGCGGGCGTACGCCTCCGAGGGACACCGGCCCGACGCCGTGCTCTCCCGCGCCTCCCGCTTCCTGTACGGGATCAACGAGGCGGACCCTGCCGATCCGCGCTACGCGACATGCCTGTACGTCGAGGTGGACCCCACCGGCGGGGTGCTGGACATCGCCCGCGCGGGACACCACGATCCCGCGGTCCGCATGCCCGACGCGACCGTGCTGACCCGGCAGACGGCGGGCGGGGTCCCCCTGGGCATCACTCCGGACGCCGACTACCCCACCACCCGCATGGTCCTGGAGCCCGGCGAAACCATGCTGGTCTGCACGGACGGCCTGATCGAGACCGGCGGCCACGACCTGGACACCGGCTGGCGGCGGCTGCGCACCGTCCTCGAACGCCACCGGGGCAGCTTGGAGGAACTGGCCGACGCCCTGGTGCAGGCGGTCCACGGCCCCTCCTCGCACCACACCACCGGCCCCCTGACCGACCGCCGCGAGGACGACATCGCGCTGCTGCTGCTCACCCGGCAGGCCGAGGGCCTCGGCGCCGGTCCGGGCACGGTACGGCGGGCGCTGCGCCGCACCATGCTGACGGTGGAGCAGTCCGAGCCGGAACGGGTCGCGGAGGCCCGGCAGCACCTGCGCGAGCTGCTGCACGACTGGTGCTCGCCGGACCAGGTCGACTCGGCGGTCCTGCTCCTGTCGGAGGTACTCACCAACGTCCTCGTGCACACCGACACCGACGCACTCCTCCAAGCCGAGGTCGTCGGCGGGCCCGAAGGACGCCGGATGCACATCGAGGTCACCGACGGAGGCGCCGACCTCCCGCACATCCGCGCACCGGGCGAGCTGGCGTCCTCCGGTCGCGGCCTGCTCCTGATCGAACTCCTGGCCCACTCCTGGGGCGTCGCCCCGCGCGGCCAGGGCAAGAGCATCTGGTTCGAACTGGATGAATCGGACAACCCGCCGGACGGGACCGACGAGACCGCCGCCTCGGCGCCCCACCAGGACCGCAAGCCCCACGAGGACCGCACCGCCCCGTGA
- the aspS gene encoding aspartate--tRNA ligase yields MHRYRSHTCGELRASDVGTDVRLSGWLHNRRDLGGILFIDLRDHYGITQLVARPGTPAYEALDRLSKETVVRIDGKVVSRGAENVNPELPTGEVEVEVGEVEVLGAAAPLPFTINAEDGVNEERRLEYRFLDLRRERMHRNILLRTSVISAIRHKMTALGFNEMATPILSATSPEGARDFVVPSRLNAGRFYALPQAPQQFKQLLMVSGFDRYFQIAPCFRDEDARADRSPGEFYQLDVEMSFVEQEDVFQPIEKLMTELFEEFGNGRHVTSPFPRIPFREAMLKYGSDKPDLRAKPELVDITDVFEGSEFKAFAGKHVRALPVPDVSGQPRKFFDQLGDYAVAQGAKGLAWVRVAEDGSLTGPIAKFLTEENVAELTKRLSLAPGHAVFFGAGEFDEVSKIMGAVRVEAAKRAGQFEEDVFRFCWIVDFPMYEKDPDTGAIDFSHNPFSMPQGGLEALETQDPLDILGWQYDIVCNGVELSSGAIRNHEPDIMIKAFEIAGYDRETVEEKFAGMLRAFRFGAPPHGGIAPGVDRIVMLLADEPNIRETIAFPLNGNAQDLMMGAPTELDEARLKELHLSVRKPQAK; encoded by the coding sequence ATGCATCGGTACAGGTCCCACACCTGCGGCGAGCTCCGCGCCTCTGACGTCGGCACCGACGTCCGGTTGAGCGGCTGGCTGCACAATCGGCGCGACCTGGGCGGCATCCTCTTCATCGATCTGCGCGATCACTACGGCATCACGCAGCTCGTGGCCCGTCCCGGTACGCCCGCCTACGAGGCCCTGGACCGGCTCTCCAAGGAGACCGTCGTCCGGATCGACGGCAAGGTCGTCTCCCGCGGCGCGGAGAACGTCAACCCCGAGCTGCCGACCGGCGAGGTCGAGGTCGAGGTCGGCGAGGTCGAGGTGCTGGGCGCGGCGGCCCCGCTCCCCTTCACGATCAACGCCGAGGACGGGGTCAACGAGGAGCGGCGCCTGGAGTACCGCTTCCTGGACCTGCGCCGCGAGCGCATGCACCGCAACATCCTGCTGCGGACGTCGGTGATCTCGGCCATCCGTCACAAGATGACGGCGCTGGGCTTCAACGAGATGGCGACGCCGATCCTCAGCGCCACCTCCCCCGAGGGCGCCCGCGACTTCGTCGTCCCGTCGCGTCTCAACGCGGGCAGGTTCTACGCGCTGCCGCAGGCTCCGCAGCAGTTCAAGCAGCTGCTGATGGTCTCCGGCTTCGACCGCTACTTTCAGATCGCGCCCTGCTTCCGCGACGAGGACGCCCGCGCGGACCGCTCGCCGGGCGAGTTCTACCAGCTCGACGTGGAGATGAGCTTCGTCGAGCAGGAGGACGTCTTCCAGCCGATCGAGAAGCTGATGACCGAGCTGTTCGAGGAGTTCGGCAACGGTCGCCATGTGACGTCCCCGTTCCCGCGGATCCCGTTCCGCGAGGCGATGCTGAAGTACGGCTCCGACAAGCCGGACCTGCGCGCCAAGCCGGAGCTCGTCGACATCACCGACGTCTTCGAGGGCTCGGAGTTCAAGGCGTTCGCCGGCAAGCACGTGCGCGCGCTGCCGGTGCCGGACGTCTCCGGCCAGCCGCGCAAGTTCTTCGACCAGCTCGGTGACTACGCGGTCGCGCAGGGCGCGAAGGGCCTGGCGTGGGTGCGGGTGGCCGAGGACGGCTCGCTGACCGGCCCGATCGCGAAGTTCCTCACCGAGGAGAACGTCGCCGAGCTGACCAAGCGGCTCTCGCTGGCCCCCGGCCACGCGGTGTTCTTCGGCGCGGGCGAGTTCGACGAGGTCTCGAAGATCATGGGCGCGGTCCGCGTCGAGGCCGCCAAGCGGGCCGGGCAGTTCGAGGAGGACGTCTTCCGCTTCTGCTGGATCGTCGACTTCCCGATGTACGAGAAGGACCCGGACACCGGCGCGATCGACTTCTCCCACAACCCGTTCTCGATGCCGCAGGGCGGCCTGGAGGCCCTGGAGACCCAGGACCCGCTGGACATCCTGGGCTGGCAGTACGACATCGTGTGCAACGGCGTCGAGCTGTCCTCCGGCGCGATCCGGAACCACGAGCCGGACATCATGATCAAGGCCTTCGAGATCGCGGGCTACGACCGTGAGACGGTCGAGGAGAAGTTCGCCGGCATGCTCCGCGCGTTCCGCTTCGGCGCCCCGCCGCACGGCGGCATCGCGCCCGGTGTCGACCGCATCGTCATGCTCCTCGCCGACGAGCCCAACATCCGCGAGACCATCGCCTTCCCGCTCAACGGCAACGCCCAGGACCTGATGATGGGCGCCCCGACCGAGCTGGACGAGGCCCGCCTGAAGGAACTGCACCTCTCGGTACGCAAGCCGCAGGCGAAGTAA
- a CDS encoding PH domain-containing protein has translation MALFGNAHSIDPSQAQQEYARLLGHGEQVHAAYLLIRDTILFTDRRLIMIDKQGITGKKTEYHSIPYRSITHFAVETAGTFDLDAELKIWISGTPTPVQKTFTKGVDIYEVQAILTQFVAR, from the coding sequence ATGGCACTGTTCGGCAACGCGCACAGCATCGACCCGTCGCAGGCGCAGCAGGAGTACGCCCGCCTCCTGGGCCACGGCGAGCAGGTGCACGCCGCCTACCTGCTGATCCGCGACACCATCCTCTTCACCGACCGCCGGCTGATCATGATCGACAAGCAGGGCATCACCGGCAAGAAGACCGAGTACCACTCCATCCCGTACCGCAGCATCACCCACTTCGCCGTCGAGACGGCCGGCACCTTCGACCTCGACGCCGAACTCAAGATCTGGATCTCCGGCACGCCCACCCCGGTGCAGAAGACCTTCACCAAGGGCGTCGACATCTACGAGGTCCAGGCCATCCTCACCCAGTTCGTGGCCCGCTGA